Proteins co-encoded in one Deltaproteobacteria bacterium genomic window:
- a CDS encoding type II toxin-antitoxin system VapC family toxin yields the protein LRAGDAIIAATAIENGLTLTSSNIKHYRAIKDLKLKVFRP from the coding sequence CCTACGGGCTGGCGACGCCATTATCGCTGCAACCGCCATTGAAAATGGGCTCACGCTCACCAGCAGCAATATAAAACATTACCGAGCCATCAAAGATCTTAAATTAAAAGTTTTTAGGCCTTAA